The candidate division WOR-3 bacterium genome has a window encoding:
- the rsmG gene encoding 16S rRNA (guanine(527)-N(7))-methyltransferase RsmG, whose protein sequence is MPVGHDPEFTEFARAAQTIGLNITPETYGQLCRYAQLIREYNQKINLVSRQDTHRIFTYHIIDSLAAHSFIPQNARCCDLGSGAGFPGIPLALIRPDTAFILIESIKKKCRFLEIAVKELNLKNCSIYCERAETVPPLNCDVILSRLTAPLEKTLHYAAPHLKPGGAIVLYKTGNWQAEIEKKKKVINRYNLQLKNPAIITLPFSEIERHFLLFIRN, encoded by the coding sequence GTGCCAGTAGGGCACGACCCGGAATTTACCGAATTTGCCCGTGCCGCCCAAACTATCGGCTTAAATATAACTCCGGAAACCTACGGTCAACTCTGCCGCTACGCCCAACTCATCAGAGAGTACAACCAGAAAATCAACCTCGTCTCGCGCCAGGACACCCACCGGATTTTCACCTACCACATCATCGACTCCCTCGCTGCCCACTCCTTTATCCCGCAAAATGCCCGCTGCTGTGATTTGGGTAGTGGTGCCGGTTTTCCTGGAATACCCCTGGCGCTAATCCGACCCGACACCGCATTCATCCTCATTGAGTCAATCAAAAAAAAGTGCCGGTTCCTTGAAATAGCGGTAAAAGAACTCAATCTGAAAAACTGCTCAATCTACTGCGAACGGGCAGAAACGGTGCCGCCGCTCAACTGCGATGTAATTCTCAGCCGCCTCACCGCACCACTGGAAAAGACGCTTCACTACGCCGCCCCGCACCTAAAACCGGGCGGCGCAATTGTCCTCTACAAAACCGGGAACTGGCAGGCTGAGATAGAAAAAAAGAAAAAAGTCATCAACCGTTACAACCTTCAACTGAAAAATCCGGCAATAATAACCCTTCCCTTTTCTGAAATCGAACGGCACTTTTTGTTGTTCATCAGAAATTAA
- a CDS encoding HD domain-containing protein, which yields MKRQFVKDLKPGTLVNDVFFCARLDIKDRRDGGRFITFELRDRTGALSAIMWDNIEDGLTYIGTGGFCHIQGKAADYQGRVQVTVTGLFPVDPSQVSRGDFIAVTRFNRTELLKELKTQINAIQNPFLRKLLNAFFDDPKFTEQFTLAPAAVRVHHAYLGGLLEHTVLMCRQIDALCATYPELDKDLIRTGAILHDVGKIREYSYDLVIEHTDEGKLLGHIVLGYQMVLEKINSIPEFPEELRQMVLHMILAHHGENEYGSPKTPKFPEAFIVFFLDYLDSRLAIFRAAMEKNKGVRWTDFNDFLDTDIYIKDQPENDPCQ from the coding sequence ATGAAACGCCAGTTTGTCAAAGATTTAAAGCCCGGTACGCTGGTCAACGATGTGTTCTTCTGCGCCCGGCTCGACATCAAAGACCGCCGCGATGGGGGCAGATTCATCACCTTTGAACTGCGCGACCGCACCGGTGCCCTTTCGGCGATAATGTGGGACAACATCGAAGACGGCTTGACCTACATCGGCACGGGCGGCTTCTGCCATATCCAGGGTAAAGCCGCCGACTACCAGGGCAGGGTTCAGGTTACCGTGACCGGCTTGTTTCCTGTTGACCCGAGCCAGGTGTCACGGGGCGACTTCATCGCCGTCACCCGGTTCAACCGCACCGAACTCCTAAAAGAACTGAAAACCCAGATCAACGCCATCCAAAACCCGTTTCTGCGTAAACTCCTCAACGCCTTCTTCGACGACCCGAAATTCACCGAACAGTTTACCCTCGCACCGGCGGCGGTGCGTGTCCATCACGCCTACCTCGGTGGCCTCTTAGAGCACACTGTCTTGATGTGCCGGCAGATTGATGCGCTCTGTGCCACCTATCCAGAACTGGACAAAGACCTCATCCGCACCGGCGCCATCCTCCACGATGTCGGCAAAATCCGCGAATACTCCTACGACCTGGTAATTGAACACACCGATGAAGGCAAACTTTTGGGTCACATTGTGCTCGGCTACCAGATGGTCTTAGAAAAAATCAACTCCATCCCCGAATTCCCCGAAGAACTGCGCCAGATGGTCCTGCATATGATATTAGCCCACCACGGCGAAAACGAGTACGGCTCGCCCAAAACGCCCAAATTTCCCGAGGCGTTCATCGTATTCTTCCTTGACTACCTCGACTCCCGCCTCGCCATCTTCCGCGCCGCGATGGAGAAAAACAAAGGGGTGCGCTGGACCGACTTCAACGACTTCCTCGACACCGACATCTACATCAAAGACCAGCCTGAGAACGACCCGTGCCAGTAG
- a CDS encoding PorV/PorQ family protein — translation MTAIVLALTLIAIDPGAGTTGFDFLHITPTAREAALAGATTAKPDGAFGFYYNPAATGALTGAQFTYINYPAGIHLGSAAYTQPLDNTKGVGVGIFYLNAGTMKKTNEQGEELGTFGASFTSLNLSGSYQPTGGLLIGIGIAGLYGTIDTFFSVGLVGNLGATYEPPVTGLRLGFSARNLGVQIKPFGTRDPMPLEFSLGACYEPTPGLNLNLNLSKPQGNRFNIRAGIEGWVNQFLALRAGYNSLGSDLMSGSGADPLAGFAAGIGIRYNRYQLDYTFVPMVVLGAAHRISFGFTL, via the coding sequence ATGACCGCAATCGTCCTTGCCCTGACCCTTATCGCCATTGACCCCGGCGCCGGCACCACCGGCTTTGACTTTCTGCACATTACACCCACCGCCCGCGAGGCGGCGCTTGCCGGTGCCACTACCGCAAAACCTGATGGCGCCTTTGGTTTCTATTACAACCCGGCAGCCACCGGCGCCCTTACCGGTGCCCAATTTACCTACATCAACTACCCGGCCGGCATCCATCTTGGCTCTGCCGCCTACACCCAGCCGCTCGACAACACCAAAGGTGTTGGTGTCGGCATCTTCTACCTCAACGCCGGCACGATGAAGAAGACCAACGAACAGGGCGAAGAACTGGGGACATTTGGCGCCTCCTTCACATCGCTCAACCTCAGCGGTTCCTACCAGCCCACCGGTGGCCTTTTAATCGGTATCGGTATTGCCGGTCTCTACGGCACGATTGACACCTTCTTCTCGGTTGGTCTCGTTGGCAACCTCGGTGCAACTTACGAACCACCGGTCACCGGGCTGCGGCTCGGTTTCAGCGCCCGAAATCTCGGTGTCCAGATAAAACCCTTTGGCACGCGCGACCCGATGCCGCTGGAATTCAGCCTGGGCGCCTGCTACGAGCCAACACCTGGTCTCAACCTCAATCTCAATTTAAGCAAACCCCAGGGCAACCGTTTCAACATCCGTGCCGGTATCGAAGGCTGGGTCAACCAGTTTCTTGCCCTGCGTGCCGGTTACAACTCTTTGGGCTCAGATTTGATGTCAGGTTCTGGTGCCGACCCTCTTGCCGGATTTGCCGCCGGCATCGGCATCCGCTACAACCGCTACCAACTGGACTACACCTTTGTGCCGATGGTCGTGCTCGGCGCCGCGCACCGCATCTCCTTCGGCTTCACCTTATAA
- the acpP gene encoding acyl carrier protein, with protein MALIDEVKAIIAEKLPDAAGKLTPDARFQEDLGADSLDIVELVLAFEDKFGIKIPDEDSQQLTTVGKAVEYLERKLAEKKAAAE; from the coding sequence ATGGCGTTAATAGATGAAGTGAAGGCGATTATCGCTGAAAAACTGCCCGATGCCGCGGGAAAGTTGACCCCGGACGCCCGTTTTCAGGAGGATTTGGGCGCTGATTCGCTCGATATCGTGGAACTGGTCCTGGCGTTTGAGGATAAGTTCGGGATTAAGATTCCGGATGAGGACTCGCAGCAGTTGACCACCGTGGGCAAGGCGGTTGAGTATTTAGAGCGCAAACTGGCAGAAAAGAAAGCCGCTGCCGAGTGA
- the fabF gene encoding beta-ketoacyl-ACP synthase II, translated as MTEKRRRVVVTGLGIVSPLGPDVPTYWQNLLAGENGISRITAFDPSDLTVQIAAEVKGFDPKARLDAKLVKRADRFTQFALWAAVEAVADARLEFDKEDKDRVGVVVGSGMGGIATWEEQHSVFLSRGPRPVSPLLIPMMIPDMASGQIAILYGLRGPNYCSVSACASGAHATGVALRHIQQGDADVMITGGVEAPITKFTVAAFANMGALSKRNDAPERASRPFDRDRDGFVVAEGGGIYILEELEHARRRGAKIYCEVVGYGATADGYHITAPDPEAKGAALAMRRALEDAGLKPEDIDYINAHGTSTPLNDAAEVKAIKDVFGEHARRLVVNSTKSMIGHGLGAAGAMEFVATVLSVKEGKVHQTRNFEQPDEGVELDFVPKAPRELKIRAAISNSFGFGGHNCCLCVKRFEEGVA; from the coding sequence ATGACTGAAAAACGGCGCCGGGTTGTGGTAACCGGTCTTGGTATCGTTTCACCTTTGGGTCCTGATGTGCCAACCTACTGGCAGAATCTGCTTGCCGGCGAGAACGGCATTAGCCGAATAACCGCATTTGACCCCTCAGATTTGACGGTGCAGATTGCTGCCGAGGTGAAAGGGTTTGACCCGAAGGCGCGGCTCGATGCGAAGTTGGTGAAACGTGCGGACCGATTTACCCAGTTTGCCCTGTGGGCGGCAGTTGAGGCGGTGGCAGATGCCCGCCTGGAGTTTGATAAGGAGGATAAGGACCGGGTCGGGGTTGTGGTTGGTTCTGGAATGGGTGGAATCGCCACCTGGGAGGAGCAGCATTCGGTCTTTTTGAGTCGGGGTCCGCGGCCGGTTTCGCCGCTTTTAATCCCGATGATGATTCCGGATATGGCATCGGGACAGATAGCGATTTTGTACGGGTTGCGGGGCCCGAACTACTGCTCGGTTTCAGCGTGCGCTTCCGGGGCGCATGCGACCGGGGTGGCTTTGCGCCATATTCAGCAGGGTGATGCCGATGTGATGATTACCGGTGGGGTTGAGGCGCCAATCACGAAGTTTACCGTTGCGGCATTTGCCAATATGGGTGCGCTGTCCAAGCGTAATGACGCACCGGAGCGGGCATCAAGACCTTTTGACCGGGACCGGGACGGGTTTGTGGTTGCCGAAGGTGGCGGTATTTACATCCTTGAGGAGCTGGAGCATGCCCGACGCCGCGGGGCGAAGATTTACTGTGAGGTTGTTGGCTATGGTGCAACCGCGGACGGTTACCACATAACCGCGCCCGACCCCGAGGCAAAGGGAGCGGCGCTGGCGATGCGCCGGGCGCTGGAGGATGCGGGGCTTAAGCCGGAGGATATTGATTACATCAACGCCCATGGCACATCAACGCCGTTGAACGATGCGGCAGAGGTGAAGGCGATAAAGGATGTTTTTGGCGAGCACGCCCGGCGCTTGGTGGTCAACTCGACCAAGTCGATGATTGGTCATGGGTTAGGTGCCGCGGGTGCGATGGAGTTTGTGGCGACGGTGCTTTCGGTTAAAGAGGGCAAGGTGCACCAGACGAGAAACTTTGAACAGCCGGACGAAGGTGTGGAACTGGATTTTGTGCCCAAAGCGCCCCGGGAATTAAAAATCCGGGCGGCAATTTCCAATTCGTTCGGGTTTGGTGGCCACAACTGCTGTTTGTGCGTGAAACGGTTTGAGGAGGGTGTTGCTTAG
- a CDS encoding electron transfer flavoprotein subunit beta/FixA family protein, translating to MKIVCCIKQVPSTETKVRINPQTGFVDTNEVEWVINPYDEYALEMALRIKEKLGAGSVTAVSLGPERVKMALRTALAMGVDDAVQVSDPAFEGLDGLGIGQVLASAVARIGFNLILCGKQAIDDDMAWVPQAVAHFLNVPHVAVVPDVEIANAEAQEIVAHREVEGATEIVQVRLPCLLTIQKGKYQPRYPTLKLMMAAKKKEIPVWGANDLGLDPAKLSRRIVQLGHSLPPERKAGRVLEGELNQVVPELVRLLREEAKVI from the coding sequence ATGAAGATTGTATGTTGCATTAAACAGGTTCCTTCAACCGAAACCAAGGTGCGGATTAACCCCCAAACCGGTTTTGTCGACACCAATGAGGTTGAGTGGGTGATTAATCCGTACGACGAGTATGCGCTGGAGATGGCGTTAAGGATTAAGGAGAAGTTGGGTGCCGGTTCGGTGACCGCGGTCAGCCTTGGTCCAGAGCGGGTGAAGATGGCGCTGCGTACCGCACTGGCGATGGGTGTTGATGATGCGGTCCAGGTTTCGGACCCGGCTTTTGAAGGGCTTGATGGGCTGGGTATTGGCCAGGTGCTTGCCAGCGCCGTGGCACGGATTGGGTTCAATCTGATTTTGTGCGGGAAACAGGCGATAGACGACGATATGGCGTGGGTGCCGCAGGCGGTTGCCCATTTTCTTAATGTGCCCCATGTGGCGGTTGTTCCTGATGTGGAGATTGCCAATGCCGAGGCACAGGAAATCGTTGCCCATCGTGAGGTGGAAGGGGCAACCGAGATTGTCCAGGTGCGCCTGCCCTGTTTGTTGACGATTCAGAAGGGTAAGTATCAACCCCGTTATCCAACTTTGAAGTTGATGATGGCGGCGAAGAAGAAGGAAATCCCGGTCTGGGGCGCAAACGATTTGGGGCTGGACCCGGCAAAACTGTCGCGCCGGATTGTCCAGTTAGGACACAGTTTACCACCGGAGCGCAAGGCAGGACGGGTGCTGGAAGGAGAGTTGAATCAGGTGGTGCCGGAACTGGTGCGGCTACTGCGCGAGGAGGCAAAGGTCATCTGA
- the coaE gene encoding dephospho-CoA kinase (Dephospho-CoA kinase (CoaE) performs the final step in coenzyme A biosynthesis.): MFDRQLVLPRLVVGIGGNMGSGKSTVAEELRRYGARVIDADQIARNLLRKGSAEYKKVVAAFGKDILDKKGQIDRRALGRRAFSSKTSLKKLNAIMHPPIIKRIEDEIAKTKSGLLVVDAALLFSCGLDKQVDVSILVTAPDTLRLKRMTKLGFSAEEVAQRLEVQGSDRKYWSKADFVLENKGSIAELKRKVRALWNFFYSSRVEELRARKTGS, encoded by the coding sequence ATGTTTGACCGGCAACTGGTTTTACCCCGGCTTGTCGTCGGTATCGGCGGCAATATGGGCTCGGGTAAATCAACCGTTGCCGAGGAGTTGCGGCGCTATGGCGCGCGGGTGATTGACGCCGACCAGATTGCCCGCAACCTCCTGCGCAAGGGCAGCGCCGAGTACAAGAAGGTGGTCGCCGCTTTTGGCAAGGATATTCTGGACAAAAAGGGGCAGATTGACCGCAGGGCGCTGGGACGCCGGGCGTTCAGTTCCAAGACCAGTTTGAAAAAGTTGAATGCGATTATGCATCCGCCAATCATCAAACGGATTGAGGACGAGATAGCAAAAACGAAAAGCGGGCTCTTGGTGGTGGATGCGGCGCTCTTATTTTCCTGCGGGCTTGACAAACAGGTTGATGTGTCGATTCTCGTCACGGCACCGGACACGCTGCGGCTGAAGCGGATGACGAAACTGGGTTTCAGTGCCGAGGAGGTGGCACAGAGGCTTGAGGTCCAGGGTTCGGACCGGAAGTACTGGTCAAAAGCCGATTTTGTCCTGGAAAACAAGGGGTCAATCGCCGAGTTGAAGCGCAAGGTGCGGGCGCTCTGGAACTTCTTTTACAGCAGTCGGGTCGAAGAACTCAGGGCGAGGAAGACGGGTTCGTGA
- a CDS encoding phosphoribosyltransferase family protein, whose amino-acid sequence MKLNQVPLRELECAGGVVRASTPNILEYKEVADLAQDFLQVYQELINPAAERLGPKEREANAESYLLLGRDVELGRLHFIYDLEETRLAFEVGEPAASKVYRLLREQRIVVPDLGAIREMMSGNLAETVAAIFWQIGAIKVSLGDLRPLFKVDDNRNYSPIYIDVKGLSNYPAVNDFVLSASALLVKNLNFDAICGIEAGSIAIAALLAQKLAKPMFFARRELRYPEASPFEGVKRHELFRKKVLLVDDTLVHGWTKARVVEKIRDWGAKVDACFVLFDRQQGGEEELAQTGVKLYSLTNRDAALSEKIPREVSYLTDGEFAEVREYFQDPAAWHKRRGLMFHPPTAYR is encoded by the coding sequence GTGAAACTGAATCAGGTACCGCTGCGCGAACTGGAGTGCGCGGGCGGTGTGGTCAGGGCGTCAACTCCGAACATCCTGGAATACAAGGAGGTTGCGGATTTGGCACAGGACTTCTTGCAAGTTTATCAGGAGTTGATAAACCCGGCGGCAGAAAGGTTGGGACCAAAGGAGCGGGAGGCGAACGCCGAAAGTTATCTCCTTCTGGGCAGGGATGTGGAACTGGGCCGGTTGCATTTCATCTACGACCTTGAGGAGACCCGGCTGGCGTTTGAGGTCGGAGAGCCCGCTGCCAGTAAGGTGTATCGGTTGTTGCGCGAACAGCGGATTGTTGTGCCCGATTTAGGTGCCATCCGGGAGATGATGTCCGGGAATCTTGCCGAGACGGTGGCGGCAATCTTCTGGCAGATTGGGGCAATCAAGGTGAGTCTTGGTGACCTCAGGCCGCTGTTCAAGGTTGATGACAATCGGAACTACAGCCCGATTTACATCGATGTCAAAGGGCTATCCAACTACCCGGCGGTGAACGACTTTGTGTTGAGCGCCAGCGCGCTGCTCGTGAAGAATCTCAATTTTGATGCGATTTGCGGGATTGAAGCCGGCAGTATCGCCATTGCCGCGCTTCTGGCACAGAAACTGGCAAAGCCGATGTTTTTTGCCCGCCGGGAGTTACGCTATCCCGAGGCAAGCCCGTTTGAAGGGGTGAAACGGCACGAGTTGTTCAGAAAAAAGGTGCTTCTGGTGGACGACACCTTAGTTCACGGCTGGACCAAAGCCCGGGTTGTGGAAAAGATTCGGGATTGGGGCGCAAAGGTGGACGCCTGTTTTGTGCTTTTTGACCGCCAGCAGGGTGGTGAAGAGGAGCTGGCACAAACCGGGGTGAAACTTTACTCTCTGACCAATCGGGATGCCGCCCTTTCAGAAAAGATACCCCGGGAGGTAAGTTATCTCACCGATGGCGAGTTTGCCGAGGTCCGGGAGTACTTTCAAGACCCGGCAGCCTGGCATAAACGCCGGGGGCTAATGTTTCACCCGCCAACCGCCTACCGCTGA
- a CDS encoding HNH endonuclease, with amino-acid sequence MTWHYNCPNCGYPLAVDWSRHKDEVVCRQCRTRHYPPTPDEDHFAYICGQKWPPEMEQVVIARRGTTCVAPGCFAPYNTLTLRKPISQGGRICVDNLIPVCFKHAREKGERDYDEWVRELQEMSGSKPVIPPEPTIPETPPVAASEEPEPVVSYVLSIAQGCNLRLEPLPNNRPVIMAPFIRGPVRRLLFDYEWQVRGGAESEVILVAWPRGEEPDWAEINSDGFGGVMAKKELQVERDAQGQGCVWLELPPGHPGRWNVAVILTGNGNVAITEYVLAGTD; translated from the coding sequence ATGACCTGGCATTACAACTGCCCGAACTGCGGTTATCCGCTTGCGGTGGACTGGTCGCGGCATAAGGATGAGGTTGTGTGTCGGCAGTGTCGCACCCGGCACTATCCGCCGACACCAGACGAAGACCATTTTGCCTATATCTGCGGTCAGAAGTGGCCACCGGAGATGGAGCAGGTGGTGATTGCCCGGCGCGGTACAACCTGTGTTGCCCCGGGCTGTTTTGCACCCTACAACACCCTGACCCTGCGCAAACCAATTTCTCAAGGCGGCAGGATATGCGTGGACAACCTGATACCGGTTTGCTTTAAGCACGCCCGGGAAAAGGGGGAGCGGGATTACGACGAATGGGTACGGGAGTTGCAGGAGATGAGCGGATCAAAACCGGTAATACCACCCGAGCCAACGATACCGGAGACACCACCAGTTGCCGCATCCGAGGAGCCCGAGCCGGTGGTAAGTTATGTGCTGTCAATCGCCCAGGGTTGCAACCTGCGGCTGGAACCGTTGCCGAACAACCGTCCGGTGATAATGGCGCCTTTTATCCGTGGTCCGGTGCGCAGGCTGCTTTTTGATTACGAGTGGCAGGTGCGGGGCGGTGCCGAGTCCGAGGTGATTCTTGTCGCCTGGCCCAGAGGTGAGGAGCCAGATTGGGCTGAAATCAACAGCGATGGATTCGGCGGTGTGATGGCGAAGAAGGAGTTGCAGGTGGAGCGTGATGCCCAGGGTCAGGGCTGCGTGTGGCTGGAGTTGCCACCAGGCCATCCGGGACGGTGGAATGTGGCGGTGATACTGACCGGTAATGGCAATGTGGCGATTACCGAATATGTCCTTGCCGGGACCGATTGA
- the hisS gene encoding histidine--tRNA ligase yields MLKSNRPKGTQDFVPPQSEKKFWAEKTFRRLAHLYGYREIVTPTFEHTEVFIKSSGSTSDIVQKEMYTFNDRAGRSLTLKPEGTPGVVRAVLENQLRLPCRLFYITPCFRYSRPQKGRYREFYQLGAEALGEAHPLVDAETIQLGAEFFARLGINDCLVLINSIGCRLCRPHYREKLLNFLRPYQEELCPDCASRLEHNPLRTFDCKNPHCQKVLEAAPLPHQHLCPECQKHFAAVLSGLKNTPVRWELNEHLVRGLDYYNRTTFEFVSPVLGEQISLGGGGRYDYLIEEFGGPPTPAIGLAIGLERTLLALPEPETAPLRQMVFIVWTGAEELPAARELVDRLRAENIPALISYETPKLKRQFHLADLAQARLCVVVGAEEMKRGVYGLKDLSSGAQTEVSHADIVNRIREILNS; encoded by the coding sequence GTGCTCAAATCCAATCGCCCCAAAGGGACTCAGGACTTTGTGCCGCCGCAGAGTGAAAAGAAGTTCTGGGCGGAAAAAACCTTCCGGCGTCTGGCACACCTTTACGGCTACCGGGAAATCGTCACCCCGACCTTTGAGCACACCGAGGTGTTCATCAAATCTTCGGGCAGCACTTCGGACATCGTCCAGAAGGAGATGTACACCTTTAACGACCGTGCCGGCCGCAGTTTGACCTTGAAACCCGAAGGGACGCCGGGTGTGGTGCGCGCCGTGCTGGAAAACCAGTTGCGTTTGCCCTGCCGGCTGTTCTACATCACCCCCTGCTTTCGCTACAGCCGACCGCAGAAGGGACGCTATCGGGAATTTTACCAGTTGGGTGCCGAGGCGCTGGGCGAAGCCCATCCGCTGGTTGATGCCGAGACGATTCAACTCGGTGCCGAATTCTTCGCCCGGCTCGGCATCAACGACTGCCTGGTTTTAATCAACTCCATCGGCTGCCGTTTGTGCCGACCGCACTACCGGGAAAAACTGCTCAACTTCCTGCGCCCTTATCAAGAGGAACTGTGCCCGGACTGCGCCAGCCGGCTCGAACACAACCCGCTGCGCACCTTTGACTGCAAAAACCCGCACTGTCAGAAGGTCCTTGAGGCGGCGCCGCTGCCCCATCAGCACCTCTGCCCGGAATGCCAAAAACATTTCGCCGCCGTGCTCAGCGGACTGAAAAATACCCCGGTGCGCTGGGAACTGAACGAGCATCTGGTCCGGGGCCTTGACTACTACAACCGGACAACCTTTGAATTCGTCTCACCGGTGCTGGGAGAGCAAATCAGTCTCGGCGGCGGTGGCAGATACGACTACCTGATTGAAGAGTTTGGCGGTCCACCCACGCCCGCCATCGGCTTGGCAATTGGCTTGGAACGCACCCTCCTTGCCCTGCCAGAACCAGAAACCGCTCCGCTCCGGCAAATGGTGTTTATCGTCTGGACCGGCGCTGAGGAACTGCCCGCGGCCCGGGAATTAGTTGACCGACTCCGGGCAGAAAACATCCCCGCCCTTATCAGTTACGAAACCCCGAAACTGAAACGCCAGTTTCACCTTGCCGACCTTGCCCAGGCCCGGCTCTGTGTTGTTGTTGGTGCCGAAGAAATGAAGCGCGGGGTTTACGGGCTCAAAGACCTCTCATCCGGAGCGCAAACTGAGGTTTCCCATGCCGATATTGTCAACCGCATCCGGGAAATCCTCAACTCTTAA
- a CDS encoding V-type ATP synthase subunit D, which translates to MRLSVSATRMELMRLRRRLVIARRGHKLLKDKQQELMRRLLELIHEIRRHRTRVRKAMRAILGQFALARAAYEPQFLDEAVLVPTRRVELSVATRRMMNIEVPVFTKKVTGALRCYGFATTSPELDRALLALDNLLDALFILAEKEKTLEILAGELERTRRRVNALEFVLIPSIEEAIRMINFKLAEAERQDLTRLMRIKEIVRGEEERRG; encoded by the coding sequence ATGAGACTTTCAGTAAGCGCCACCCGGATGGAACTGATGCGGCTGCGGCGCCGGCTTGTCATCGCCCGCCGTGGTCACAAACTGCTGAAAGACAAACAGCAGGAGTTGATGCGCCGGCTTCTGGAACTGATTCACGAAATTCGCCGGCACCGCACCCGCGTGCGCAAGGCGATGCGCGCGATTCTGGGCCAGTTTGCCCTCGCCCGCGCCGCCTACGAACCGCAGTTTCTGGACGAAGCGGTCCTGGTCCCGACGCGGCGGGTTGAACTTTCCGTTGCCACCCGGCGGATGATGAACATCGAGGTCCCGGTCTTCACCAAGAAGGTCACGGGTGCGCTCCGCTGCTACGGTTTTGCCACAACCTCACCGGAACTGGACCGGGCGCTTTTAGCCCTTGACAACCTCCTGGATGCACTCTTTATCCTTGCCGAAAAGGAGAAGACACTCGAAATCCTTGCCGGCGAACTGGAACGGACCCGGCGCCGGGTCAACGCCCTGGAGTTTGTTTTAATCCCCTCAATTGAAGAGGCAATCCGGATGATCAACTTCAAACTGGCCGAAGCCGAACGCCAGGACCTGACCCGGCTGATGCGGATCAAGGAGATTGTCCGCGGTGAGGAGGAACGCCGTGGCTAA